The window TTCCACGGTTTCGAACCAGCTGAAATCGGGTCTGTGGGTGAAGGACGGACCGCGTTTCGTTAACGTGCAGACCCTTCAGCCGGATCGCAGCCTGGAAAAGGTGCGGATCTACGAGTTCGATGACCATCGTGCGCTGCAGTCGGTCACGGAAGCGGAGGGGGGCAGGTATTACACGGACGCGAACATCTGGCGCCTGAGCGGTATCCGGCAGACGCGCTTCCTCGGGAATCGCACGGAAGTGGTGGACATGCCGGAACTGGACTGGAAATCGGAACTGACGCCGGAAGTGCTGAGCGTGCTGATGGTGCTGCCGGAGCGGATGTCGGTGATGACGCTCGTGGCGTATGTGAACCACTTGCGCGAGAACCAGCAGAACTCGGATCGCTACGAGATCGCGCTGTGGAAGAAGCTGAGCTATCCGTTCGCCGCGCTGGTGATGATGGCGCTGGCGCTGCCGTTCGCGCTGACCCACGACCGCAGGGGCGGGGTCAGCGTGAAGGTTTTCCTCGGCGTGATGCTGGGGGTCGGCTTTCACCTGCTGAACGGCCTGTTCTCGAATCTCGGCGTGATCAACAACTGGTCTCCCGCGCTTGCGGCGGTGACGCCCAGCCTCCTGTTCCTTCTCGCGGCGGCGGCGCTGCTGTTCTGGGTCGATCGGCGCTGAAGCGTTCGCGCGCCGGCGCTGTCCTTCGGGCGCCGGCTGGCGCTACCAGCCGTTCTCGACCGCGATCTGCGCGGGAGCGGCGAGCCGGCTGAGTCGACAGCCTTTCGCGATCAATGCCCGATGCGTGTCCCGGACCATGTCGGGACTGCCGCACACCATCACGCGGGAGTGCTCCGGAGTGATCCGAAGGCTTGCGCGCGCTTCCAGCGAGCCGTCGTCGAGAAGCGCCGGAATCCGTCCCGATAGCGCCTGCGGCAATCGGTCGCGGCTCAGGACCGGCTGATAGCTCAGGCGTTCTCCGACGTCTGACCACAGGGGGTGATCGCGCAGGGCGGCGATCTCTTCCCGGTACGTGAGTTCGGCCGATTCGCGTACACCATGGACGAGGACGAGGCGCTCGAAGCGGCGCCAGCTTGCCTCGTCCTGGAGGATCGACAGGAAGGGGGCGAGACCTGTGCCGGTTGCGAGCATCCACAGGTCGCGACCGTCGGCAAAGCGGTTGGTGGTGAGGAAGCCGTAGGGTGCGCGCTCGATCATCACCTCGTCACCGACTTCCAGCTTATCCAGCAGGCTTGTGAATTGCCCGCCCGGGACGATGATCGAGTAGAACTCGAGATGGTCGTCCCAGGTTGCCGAAGCGATCGAATAGGCGCGCCATACCGGACTGCCGTTCGGCTTGCGCAGGTCGAGTCGCGCGAACTGCCCGGGAGCGAAGCGGAATCCGGGGTCGCGTGCGAGGCGGAACGAGAGCAGCTTCGGCGTCCAGCGCCGCTTCGACAGCAGGCGGGCGACGGTGATTTTTTCGTCGAGTGCGATCATCGGATCCTCGTTATTGCCGGATGGGTCCCGGCATCGAAGTTCGGCAGCGGTGGTGTTCCAGCAGGTGCAGGCCTGCGCGGGAAGCTGCGGCTCAGCCGGCGGAGATGTTGCCCAGGGCGTGGTGCGAGGCGAGGCGCACGACATAGCCGATCTTGAAGAACGCGGCGGAGATCGGCAGGGCCAGGTGGCTGGCGATCTGGATTCCCATGCTGAAACGTTCGGCGTAAGGGTAGGCGACCAGCGTGGCGGCGACCATTCCGAGGGCGGAGAAGGCCATCGTCAGGCGGCCGATGGTGAGGCTGCGGCGGGTGAAAGTTGGGGCGGGTTGCATCGCGGATCCTCCTGTGGGGATGGCGTCGTTTTCGAGCGCGGCGGATGCGCGCCTTAAGATGAATATAAAGTTCATCTTTAAAAAGAGTCAACTGATATGAATCTTTGTGCACTGGCGTCTATAATGGAACGCCGGATTCGTCCAACAAACGATGACAGAGAGGGCCCATGCATCTGACCCAGCACACCGATTACGCCTTGCGGGTGTTGATCTACCTCGCCGTGAATGGCGAGCGGCTGGTCACGATCGCGGAGGTGTCGGAACGGTTCGGGATCTCGCGCAGCCATCTGATGAAGATTGCCAACCATCTCGTTCGCGACGGATTCGTCGAGGGCTTGCGGGGCAAGGGCGGCGGGTTGCGGCTCGCGCGTGCACCCGCGGCAGTCAACGTCGGCGAGGTGGTGCGCAGCATGGAGCGCGGGATGGCGCTGGTGGAATGTTTCGGCACCGACAGCCAGTGCCTGCTGACCCCCGATTGCAGGTTGAAGGGGGTGCTGGGCAAGGCGTTGGAGGCCTTCCTG is drawn from Azoarcus sp. DN11 and contains these coding sequences:
- the lptG gene encoding LPS export ABC transporter permease LptG — encoded protein: MTKVLSRYLAREIVGATFMVLLAFLCLFAFFDFLNELDSVGKGGYELHHALLYVAMILPGRVYELLPIAVLIGTLYSLTTLARHSEITVMRASGMSTLKMLRVLAGIGVIFVAATFIVGEYIAPPAERAAQQWRLTATSSTVSNQLKSGLWVKDGPRFVNVQTLQPDRSLEKVRIYEFDDHRALQSVTEAEGGRYYTDANIWRLSGIRQTRFLGNRTEVVDMPELDWKSELTPEVLSVLMVLPERMSVMTLVAYVNHLRENQQNSDRYEIALWKKLSYPFAALVMMALALPFALTHDRRGGVSVKVFLGVMLGVGFHLLNGLFSNLGVINNWSPALAAVTPSLLFLLAAAALLFWVDRR
- a CDS encoding Rrf2 family transcriptional regulator, whose protein sequence is MHLTQHTDYALRVLIYLAVNGERLVTIAEVSERFGISRSHLMKIANHLVRDGFVEGLRGKGGGLRLARAPAAVNVGEVVRSMERGMALVECFGTDSQCLLTPDCRLKGVLGKALEAFLHVLDGVSLAELLDSPQGQVVHILRRSA
- a CDS encoding ferredoxin--NADP reductase encodes the protein MIALDEKITVARLLSKRRWTPKLLSFRLARDPGFRFAPGQFARLDLRKPNGSPVWRAYSIASATWDDHLEFYSIIVPGGQFTSLLDKLEVGDEVMIERAPYGFLTTNRFADGRDLWMLATGTGLAPFLSILQDEASWRRFERLVLVHGVRESAELTYREEIAALRDHPLWSDVGERLSYQPVLSRDRLPQALSGRIPALLDDGSLEARASLRITPEHSRVMVCGSPDMVRDTHRALIAKGCRLSRLAAPAQIAVENGW